The Chaetodon trifascialis isolate fChaTrf1 chromosome 11, fChaTrf1.hap1, whole genome shotgun sequence nucleotide sequence gaaaagacacattttgagTTTCAACTTCAAAGTGGTCCTAtttactgactttttttttccttaacttTCAGAAATCCAGTTTAGACCTGTTTGAAATCTGGTAttggcagcagctcctccagtctgGTGAAGAATTCACAAACCAGAGTCTCCAGTGCTGTGTCGAAGTCTGGGCCATACTCAACTGGAAACACATTCTGCccgatggaaaaaaaaaaaaaacccagtattttatatatattagtTTTCCCAGTATACCCATTTTGCCTGATCATATTATTTACTGCACCACATGAAATGTAATATTAATTCTACCTTAAGGAAGTGTTCTCTGCCATCAGTGTCTTCAATGAGGCCTTGAACCAGCTTCATGAAGTTTGCCTCCGGTGCTTCAATTACAGGATCATTTGTCtgggtaagaaaaaaaaaacaacacataacaGTCAGATAATTTTaggctaaataaataaataaataaaactgcctCTCCTGCCAGTAGAGAGGTCTGAACCAGTTACGTAGTGACACTTTTGATTCAACATTTATCAAAACAGTTGCAGATTCACTTACTGCTCATGTATTCATGGACTAGTTAACTAGTAATTTCAGTTAACCGAACAGTAAAAACCCTCACCTCCTCAATGCAAGAAGATCGGATTCGGTTGAGGTGGCTCTCAACAGCCTTGAGATCTTCGGGGTGTTCAGATCGCAACAATTCAAGAGTAGTCTGGAGGAAATTTAATTGACTTCATttaataattacatttattttcttgtgtcTCTCATTTGAACAGTCCTCATTAAACACATGGTGGATCTGCACTTCACACTTACCCTGGCCCTCAAGCCCAGTGAGAGCAGTCTCCCCTCTCTTTTACTCATCAGTTCAGGAACGGCATCTGTTACCATGGACACAAACTCCTCCAGCTTGCCATAGTACTTAATGTTCCTCTGGCGTACCACTTCCCACATTACTGCTGACATCAGCCGAAGTGGTGGGACCAGGAGTGCCAGTGAGGACAGGGGGACGCTGAATTCTTCAAAGAGAAATAAGATTAGGTCAAACAAACCCTACAATGTAATGTATGGTACATAAGTCCACAGTTCACCTGACAATGTCAAACGCTAAAGATGGTAAAGAAGAAGAGATGTTTCAAGGATTGGTTTTAATGTTAACCATATGTAAGTAGTCATTCATGCTAGGTCTTTAGcaaatatttcttattttttattagGATGGGAAATAGACTCCAGTGGTAATGGCATCCCATTTCAAAGTCACTTTCTTGTAGTGTCCACCCCTGTGATGCAGGAGCAGTGCAGCGCAGTTACCTAAAGCACCATGCTTGTGTACATACGTCTGACTGCAAACACTCAGTGCATGTTTATAGCGGTAAACAGTTCGATATTCGCCAAATGCTCCAACACATTCGGTGTCGTCACAGTGCACCGCACACCGCGATAAGGCGAAGGAGCTAACGTTAAAGTGAGCATCAGCAGTGTAACGTTACCGATGGACAGTTTACGTTCGCGAACAGCTacctgttagctaacattagtcactttattttaaatgcaaCTGGGTCTGGATAAGACCCCCAAACTGTGGTGCATTTgctgaattgaaaaaaaaaaaaaacttcgtCCGTCGAATATTGTTTTTTAAACGATGAATCATTACTGTTTTCTCCCAAGGTAAAACGTTAGCTATCAGCTAACGCTACCAGACTCCTGACAAGGCCGCTGATATTGCCCAGTAAAACCGGCTTATTATTGGGAAAAACAATTCTTGTTCCAGGGATTAGTCGAGGCCTGTCGAGCCTGGGCTAATCCTCCGCTTTATCGTATCGACTAGTCACATAAGAAGCGAAAAATACACCGTTATGCTGAGCTTCGCAAGCGAATACATACCCATGTCGTTCATTGTGGAATTCTGTGAATAcgatggaaagaaaaataattacagtGGAGAATCTTTCATACTTTCGGTTAGCGTGCTAGCTAACCACATACGGGGCCTCAGGCGCCAACTTCTTCCTGAAACACGTTGTTCATTCTGGGGAGCGTTGGCCCAGTCAGTGTAAGTGTGTAACAGCGACGTTCGTTTTGTTTCACGGGGCAGCCCGGATAAGGCAATTCCTGATGAACCGAAAGTAAGGTGCACCGCCTCTCCGGACGAGCAAATCAAAACATCTTACAAAAACGTTCAAACTTGATCATCTATTTTCTTATATCCCTATTTAAATGTTTCAAGCATCTTGATAATTGTAAGAGTAAAAGATTTTTAGCCAATACTTGAAAAATACATGTTAAATCACATGAattgaaaatttgttttttaataaattctaggaaagaaaaaaaaaaacaaaaaacaaaaccctacCAAGATTACAAGGAGCCTTTTATACTTTATGTCTAATTTGTTAGTATGTTTTCAGGCCACAAACAGAGAATATTGATGTCCTGCTGCTCTACTGCAGGATGTTCCATGCTGGATTCAGGTACACATTCTGCTTGGTACATGGTACTTTTATTCCCTACATGggatttattgtttgttgttgtatgtGTTCCCAGGGActattttaacatgttttatgaCTTCAGAGAACAAACGTAAGACATTTACATTGCAGGCTTAAAAGCTGCACTCTAACCATTTTAAAGGATACAATAAGAACACATCTCACAACGCAGGACAAGGATTCAGTCAGTAAAAACAAGAACTTTTGCAACATAGTCCTTACAAGAGAGGGTGACATTAAGTCAACACCACGATCAGTACAGGCTAGCTGCACAAATACAACATTCCTATGAAAAAATGCCACATGGTCACGAATGGATTTAGACAGACTGGTTTTGCACTTCATTGTGAGTTTTCAAGTGTCTCTTCAGGTGATTGAGGCACGTGTATGTCTTTGCACACAGCTGACAAGCATAGGGTCGGACTCCTGTGTGGTTCATGATATGTTTTTTCAACTCGCTGCCACGTGAAAAACCCTTCCCACATTCAGAGCAGACATAAGGCCGCTCCCCGGTGTGAACGCGCATATGAAGCGTCACTTTGCTTGCCATGGTGaatcctctcccacatacagtGCACTTGTGTGGCTTCTCCCCGGTGTGGGTGCGCCGGTGTATCTGCAGCTCCCCGGCTGAAACAAAAGCCTTGCCACAGTCAGAGCACAGGTACGGTTTCTCTCCAGTGTGGGTCCGGATGTGTACGTTCAGGTTTCCTGACACAGAGAAACGTTTCCCGCAATACGTGCACTGAAATGGCCTCTCGCCTGTGTGACTACGCATGTGAAGATTCAGGTCATGTTTGTTCTTGAATGCTTTGCCACAGTGCACACAAATCTCCGTTCTCTGTTGCCTGTGACGCAGCTCATGGGCTGTCAAACTGGATACAGAGCTGAAAAACTTCCCACACTGCATGCACTGATTGGACAGCTCGGGAGGATGAATCTTCTGGTGGGATCTCAGCTCGCTCATGCTGGGGTACACTTCCCCACACTGTCTGCACTTGAAGATCCGATTATGGGTGTGAGTCAGCTCATGCTTACCCAGCAAGTGCATTTTCTTAAAGCTTTTCCCGCACTGGGAGCAGTCAAACTTCTGGACACTATGAACACACTGGTGTCTAAATCTGTCCTGTATAGACTGAAAACTATTCCCACATTTGATGCAAATATAAGCTGCTTTTATGCACTGTGTCCGCCTGTGAGTTGACAGGTCAGAGGTCCTCCGAAAGGCCTTTCCGCACTGAGTGCACTTGTAAGGGTTTTCTCCAGTGTGTAGCCTCTGATGCTCCAGGAGTTCATAGCGGTAAATGAAGCACTTTCCGCACtgagtgcatttgtgtgcaacTCTCTGCCGTGGAGGGCCAATCATAGAGCTGGACAACATGGGACTCTCAGTGGACACAGAGGGAGCTGGGCAGGTGGTAGAAGCTCGGTCGTCATACTCCTCTACAGTGTGAACATCAGGAACGCTGTCACAGCATTTCCCTCCTGCTATTTGTTCTGCATTGCTGCTGTCCAGAAGgtttgtttcctcctcagaaGACCGTTCTGCATTCTGTAGCCCCATATCTCCGGCCTCCTGGGGAGAAATCCCCTCAGGTTCTCTTTGCTTATCAAATGCGTGTGTGTTAGTTTCCACATCTTTGGCATTTGTCTCCCGCAGTGAAGGTGGGAGAGACAGTGATGAGAGCAGCCGCTGCTCTGAGGGAGAGGGCACTGTTTGACAAGAGAAATTAAAATAGTGAGaattatttgtttacatttcatcCTTTTAAAGGGTGTTGTTTTTCATATATCTGCACTGGGGCCACAATGTAAAATCATTGTCATTATCGATGAATTTGACCATTACTTTTCTGATTAATTGTTACACCATTTCCTATTAATGAAAAATTTAAAACTGTTAATTTTGTCTGCCAACTGTCCAATAACCAAAGAATTTACAATTCtataaaaaaatatagaaaaacagacaaaaaaaaaatcacatttgacgAGCTGGAACAAGCGAATGATTGGTCTTTTTGCCTGATAAACCGCTCTATGATGAACTGACTcatttattaataattaattgacTGTTTCAGCACTCGTGCTTATAAAAACTTGGCTGGTCTCACAGGCAGACTTACCACTGGTATCCATCTTGGCCATTTTACCACAGTGGGCCTTGCTTCTGAGCAATAACTTGAGGTCATCTGCTTTggacacacactgcatgcactCTTCTAGCACAGATGGTGAATCACTGATCCACGCAGCGGTctttatcaaacaaacaaacaaattattttgaTGGACTGGACCCAGACATCCAATTCTGGAAATGCTCTCTTTACCTGCTTAAAGTCTGGTATAAGCAGCAGCTCTTCCAGTCTGGTGAAGAACTCACAAAGAAGCGTCTCCAGAGCTGAGTCAAAGTCAGGCCCATACTCCACAGGAAACACATCCTGTGAAGAGGAAAATTTCAACCTAAAGCACTGATCGAAACCCTAATGTTGCTGCATCAAGTGAAAATCAAAGAAACTGCTCTTTTTCATGTCAAAGTTAACAAAGGGGCAAAAGCAGTGACATACCTTGAGGAAGCGCTCTCTCCCTTGAGGGTCCTCCAGGAGTTTTTCAACTAGCCTGAAAAAGTTGGCTTCAGGAGCTTCATTTCCTTGAAGAACCTGTCAGATGAAACATACACACCTAAAATAACCAGATTtcttcataaacacacaaatgttcagTGACTGAAAAAGTCGCACACCTGTTCTGGGCTGGATAGCAGAAGACTGTTCAAGTGTGTTTTAACACCTCTGAGATCCTCTGACTGCTCTGATCTCAACACCTGTAACGTCATCTGGAAAAGCCATTCAGAAAGAGTCAAAGACAAGTAAGGGAACGCAAGAAttctgctgtggagctgcaagCACCACACTGAACAACTGCAAACAAGACACTCACACTCCAGCTCTTACCTGATCATATTACTCTCTGCCTACacattgaaatgtgtgtgtgtgtgtgtgtgtgtgtgtgtgtgtgtgtgtgtgtgtgtgtgtgtgtgtgtggttacaaCACAATCATCAAACACAGCAATTTGTgatactatatatatattattaaagTACAATGTGTAGACTAGATGAGAGTAAcaaattgcacatttttttaagacaaaaacaaaatctgataTTTTCTCAACCACACTGTAAATTAACTAATTATAAAACAGGCAAAGCTTTATAGATGTTTCTTACAGTATTTACATGCAATGATATCTAAATATTCTAAATAACTGTTCGACTAACGtaaataaaaatgctgattCCACGGACAAATATCACCAAAATAAAATAGCTTTAATGTGATACAATAATGCCTTTTAAACATCTGCCTAAAATGAAACATTGCTTTTCAGCACATCTGTATCTCTTACCTTTGCTCTTAAACCCAGAGTGAGCagtctcatctgtctgtctgtcagtatgTCAGGGATGGCTTCAGTTACCAAGGACACAAACTCCTCCACTTTCCCATAATGCCTGATGTTCCTCAGACAAACCACCTTCCACATGACAGCTGACATCACCCGCAAGGGTGGAACCAGGAGCCTCAGCGAGGACGGGGGCAGGGGACCGTCTGCAAGGGGGAGGAGGTGACTGTAGTATCTTCATGCTAAGATCACTGCACTGTCACACCAGAAACACACCACACCACCACAGAGTACAGTTTCCACTAAGGTTGTTAAAGTATTGACTCTTCTTCACTCCACTCCACTCTTCAAAAATTCTATGATCTTTGTTAATTATGCATTCTATAGTACTGAAAGTACCaaaggtatatatatatataaaaaaagcttttcaaCCAAAGGCTGCACAGATGAAACGGGGAGAAAAATGAACTGGTCCTCAACCATTACTGTACCTGTACCATTAACAAATGTGTTGGTATGAGTTCAGTCACTTTTCTGGATCAGCACCGTATGCAGGCTGTTAATAACAAAATGTTGTGTGCTGAGcagttttttaatttccttttttttggtATCAAAAGAGGAATCAAGAATCGTTTTtaatacttgttttgaattgaAGTTTAACATACTGGCATTATGAcattaatttccatttttgcAGAAAATTGCACTGAGAGAACAAACGATGAGCAGACAGGTCAGGCAATCTTCACCAAAGTTCCTTGTTGTATCGCACGCATCTACCGTCTATGCTGTATGACCCAGCAGCAGTTTGTATTAATGGACACTGAGGACAGTGTGTGACAGGTGTCTAAGCCTGTCGATGGGTTTTGTTTAGCGTTTTAATGCTGCTTTCTTGGCTTGATCTCACTTAAAAAAGAGACTTTAACGTTAGTGTGACTATTATGTTAGTTAATATGTCTTTGTTTTACCGTTATCCGACTTATGTGTTGTCACCAGTTTATATACTGGGTAGACTGGTGCTAGAGATGCACAACAAAAAGTTTCTCTCGAACTGGAAAACTTCATTCTTCTGTTCGTTATACATCAAAAATTACATAACGTTACATATCGCAGAAAGTGCAATGGCCTCTCCCCTCACGTTCTGTCTAACTAAAATACCTCAGGAAGGATTCTGACTGTGAACAGTCTGATAAGTCAAAGCTGAGAAGTTGATGTTAGCAGCAAAGCTAacaacatcaaaacaaacaggcaCGACCCCAACTAAATACAAAACATTACCCATTTTATTCCCCCGAAGAGCTATGACAGTGGAACCGACACAGAAGAACGTTTCCTAATTCAAATGTTCTTCCTCCAGCAGTATCACACTGTGAAGCCAGCCTGCAGTCCAACACTTCTCTGTTTACTTCCCACTCCGAAACGCGGCTGAACGCCACTTCCGGGCTCTTCTTCGTGTATTTCGGTGAACATTCTGTTGCTTTACCGCCACCCACCGTCGGCTACAGGCAGCTCACTCGCAGCAACCAAATACTGTACAGCTGTAATATGTCAGGATATACAATTTCATCCCTCATTTCCATAGTTTCCATCACTTATTTAAACAAATATGACTAAATGAATTACATTTTACTTAAAAGTAACACAAAAACGGGGCATGAAAAGACATACATATCCTCTAGCATCATGGGAAGGCATAATTTGTAATGTTGCAGTAATGTGCACATAGACAATGTTAAACGAGATAGATGAGATAAAGTAGACTCTATCAATCCCACGCTGGGGAATTAAGCTGACAGTcagcaaagtattaaaaaaTTGTAACAAAGAAGGATCAAAGATAAGAAGatacaggataaaaaaaaaagtaaataaatgtatgtatatgtacattacgTACAGATTATAAAGAAACTGCTGCCATTATGAATAATCTACCAGTGCCATCCATGAGATGAATCGCACTTGAAAAATATGGTTGAATAAAAAGGACCTTGAATTGCACCAGtcaaatatggataataaatacagtccttgtactattgcacagatgaaaaaattgcacaagatgtaatgGATGTGAGCCTATATTAACATAaaataacagtagtgcaaaaaacGGTAGGTTTGTAACGTTGAAATGGGAAAGTGCCacattaaatgatgctggagttaaatagtctgacagctgttgggatgaaggacctgggGTAGCGTTTTGTCTTACAcaatggatgcagcagtctgttgctaAAAGAGTTGCTTAAGCCCCCCACCTCTTTCCAAGCCTCTTTGACAATCACTGAACTATACTTGTGCACATGTAAACATAACAAATCATGTACTTAAGGCTACATTTGATTTGTTATCTCTAAGACAACTGATGTAAAACCTGTGATTAAACCaaactgacacagagaacagagcagGGAAAATCATATATACACAGAAAATCAACTAAAGTAACCAAAAACTTGTTTTGCCCTCTGTTGTCTGTTACGGCCCTTTGTCTCCCTCCATTTGCGAACCAGCCAGAGTATCACCTGGAACTTTTCTACGTGCCAACAAACTATTTAGTCATTCCTCAGACTGACCTGTAAATGCATAAATCCACTGTTGGTGGCAGTGAAGGTTTTCTAACAGAGAGGGCCCAGTAAATATTCATCAGAAATAGAGGAACCATGGGAAAAGTAATTAGATCGTGCCACATCAGACCATCTGGGCAGCGTTGGCCAATGACACCAAGTAAATCCCTGCAGTGCATGGTGACTGACAGAAGGAGCCTCTTGTACCTAAAAAGGCTATTTCCTCTACTCTTCTGTTTTTTGGATTCTCAGCCCGTTTAGTGAGGCCAGCCTCAGTTTTTACTTTGTCACCACCAACAACCCACCAGCAGCACAGGGATAATATTTCACAACCACAGTTAAGACCTGGGCTAAATGTAACTTTGAGTGTACTTTTTAGTAAACTTTTAATCTCTGTACATAAGTTTCCTAATAACTGGGTCACCAGTTTAAATTTATTGCATGTCCATTAGGAGACCACTGTTGATAACAAGGGCACGTCCTTAGTATTTTTACAAAGAAATTTGGGTGTTTGAGTCCTCTGAAATGCTGTTTACTTTTTGAAAACCCTTTAAAGTTCTTAAAACaagtcattttttggccaagaaaagctaaattaaaagtaaaacactTATCAATGAAAATTTCAGCATAAGGTAAAAATTATTTTTACTGGCTTGGGGTAGCACCCAGTGGGTTGGCCTTGTGTCACAACAAGCTAGTGAACATACAAGAACTTAAAGAAAAGTGAATATTGGACATTTTCTAAGTGACTGAGAACATGACTTCAAATGAacactaatatatatatttatacacacacacacacacacacacacacacacacacacacacacacacacacacacacacacacatatgtgtatgtatgtatgtatatatatatatatatatatatatatatatatatatataatacaagTTTGCCTTGTATTATATATGTATTGCTCTGGGTTTAAGCCAAAATTAGGACCTTTTTTCAAAACCTAACGtttcatgtcttttattttctttcttggtAGAGATGGACTTCGATGTAAAAAACACAACCATACATACCATAAAAAGTCAGATtcctaaaagaaaaaacaaaacaaaaacagaatgcatcCTGCTTCCCCTTTAAACATTGCTTAGTCTGAGCAGTTTATATATATTTCCCTTTTCAATTCACTCTAGTGAAGCACAGATTTAAAGGCACATAGACTGTCATGTTGAAAAATTAATTACATTCCCTCTGACCCctttgactgatgatgatgatgagagttGATGTGACTCATGACCTTCGTTTAACTAAATGTCATTTGAATAAATGGCACACGTAGAACATGCAATTCATCAAATGTCTTTTGTATCAGAGTTTAGCATGTCCACATTATATGTAGACATTTTGTAATGCATTACATTGACAGTGCTGTGTTTTACTATGGTCTGGTGCATTTTGTAATTAGACATAGTgcctttttaatctttttaaaaatgtttgctcTCTCTGATGAAGCTTTAATCTCTGCCACATGTCCAAATGCTTAAAAAATCAGATCAATTACCAAGTCACATTCAGTCAAGTCACATTTTTCTGGCACTTCATGCACAAACCGAAATTAAATTCAAAGTAAGCATCTGTCTATTATGAGGTTGACTGGGAAAAGcatagggtgtgtgtgtgtgtgtgtgtgtgtgtgtgtgtgtgtgtgtgtgtgtgtgtggggtagTTGTGTTAATGCATGTATGTCCACATGTGtactgtctgtatgtatgtgtgtgtgaaagagagaaagagagagagtgtgtgcgtgcatttgtgtgtctgtgagtgtgtaattaaaacaagtgattttttttttttttttttacacacagatTATCCCTCTATCCCAGCTGGTCAGAGTTGGATTTGACCACCCCGACAACCAGAGAGAGGAAATCTCTTTGGGGCTAAATCCAAATTGGCACccttgatgatttttttttccaaactgaaaatgtggCAGTGCTCAACTATTAACTTGACAGCAGCGCTGAAAtctaaacaaaacatttctgtaaTGAAATTCCCTGATATCTTGAGGAAGGAAGAGCTTCGTcctaaaaatagaaaatacacacaaatgccaAAAGTGAAAGATTccagtttgtttagttttttttttttttttttttaaatggctgtGCACTATTGGATTTTTCCATGACTACAgtagattttttcttttttaggtgcttaatcacagagcagcattgCGGTGTAGTATTTTTTGTGAGTGATCCTCCACTAACATTCCTCAATGAATAGATGAAGTCATTAATCGGCACAGACCATTTCGGCTacatttctgtggttttatgtgaTTGTACTGCGTTTGTGGAAGCATTATAAACAAATTTGAGCTTTAAAGGGCAATACACTGACAGGGAGAGACAGCCGTGGAAATGCAGAGGTTTGCAcatctgtcctgtttttttttatacacatGGACTCAGGGACAGAGATTTAACAGCACCCTGCCTTGTAATGAGGTCAAATctaaaatggaagaaaatgaagagacactGCTCAGTTTTGAATCTGACTTTTGTTTTCCAGTACAGCAAAATCTATTCAAAATAATATCTATGAATGTTCAACAGTAGAATAAGTGAATGGCATATGTTAACAAAAATAAGGATGTGTCATCCAACTGTTTGAACTGCACTGAGAGTTGGAAAACCCACAAATATGGAAAAGAGCTTCATCACCATTTAATAAAATAATCCATGACATGATCAACCTAAATGCAATACAGACAATCAGGTTCTCAAGGAAAATCTTTTTATATAAAAATGAACACAGTATTTCTATTATTTGATCATATCTTGTTATGGCCATCGTGAGAGTCACTCAAATGGTCTTTCAATATAAATACATTACAAAAAATAGGTAAAAATTAGCTTTACACATATAACACAGCCTCAAAGTTCTTTACACAGTTGATTACAAAATGAGCTCTCAGTGTATTCATGCTCTTCAAATCCACATCCATCAGGTCAAATTGAGCGATTTGAAGAGGTTCAGAGAAGTGCGCGAACAGCAATTAAAATCAGGCACATAATTCAGGGATTATTAGAACACACAGCTCTTCTTTGTAATCGATACACTGATGCAAGCTAAACTTGTAATATGTATGTTTGACAAAGTAATGAGAAATGGCAAATTTTCACATAAGAAACATGACAGTGTATTTCTTCATATTAGTGTCATCAGTAGTATATACTGAATTACAAGCTTTTCTTCATGTGCTTGTTTCTCGACCTGAATACACTTGATGCTGTTTTAACCAGGGGCCATATCACTGTCATCATATACAATATACAGCAACTTCATTCAATCAAAGTGCATATCAAAGAAATCCTTTTATTCAACAAACAAGTCATAAAAATCCAAATATTAGAAATCATTAGTACTTATTCACAATTTTGGCTTACATTTGTTTCCTTTAAATTTTAAAGTATTAAAATTTAATTTGGAAAATttgattagcaaatgttagctttGGTGAGAATCATTTTAGTAACACTTGAATAAAAGCTTCATAAAAGCTACAGTCATGAATGTTAAGCCTGTTAGCTACAGCATAGTAGCTTACTTGGAAATGTTCAGTATTCTTGGTCTGCTTTTAGCTTGCATGCATGGCTGCAGTGTGTAGAGTGGGTTTTCTATCAGTATTACAACATCtggaaatgcattcaaaataATTTATATATGTAAAAAATTTGGAAAGCCTGCAGAACTTTTTCTCACACATGTATTTTTTcataaatcattttttgtcacaAACACAGGTTTGAAATAACTgctcaaatgtgtttttatgaactCTCAAAACCTGTTTGCAGAAGAAATGTTGATGATGTTCGGCTGAATTTGTTTGTCGTTAGCTGCTTTACTTTGTTAGCTACTGTTGCCAAAGATAA carries:
- the LOC139339171 gene encoding zinc finger protein ZFMSA12A, producing the protein MDGPLPPSSLRLLVPPLRVMSAVMWKVVCLRNIRHYGKVEEFVSLVTEAIPDILTDRQMRLLTLGLRAKMTLQVLRSEQSEDLRGVKTHLNSLLLSSPEQVLQGNEAPEANFFRLVEKLLEDPQGRERFLKDVFPVEYGPDFDSALETLLCEFFTRLEELLLIPDFKQTAAWISDSPSVLEECMQCVSKADDLKLLLRSKAHCGKMAKMDTSVPSPSEQRLLSSLSLPPSLRETNAKDVETNTHAFDKQREPEGISPQEAGDMGLQNAERSSEEETNLLDSSNAEQIAGGKCCDSVPDVHTVEEYDDRASTTCPAPSVSTESPMLSSSMIGPPRQRVAHKCTQCGKCFIYRYELLEHQRLHTGENPYKCTQCGKAFRRTSDLSTHRRTQCIKAAYICIKCGNSFQSIQDRFRHQCVHSVQKFDCSQCGKSFKKMHLLGKHELTHTHNRIFKCRQCGEVYPSMSELRSHQKIHPPELSNQCMQCGKFFSSVSSLTAHELRHRQQRTEICVHCGKAFKNKHDLNLHMRSHTGERPFQCTYCGKRFSVSGNLNVHIRTHTGEKPYLCSDCGKAFVSAGELQIHRRTHTGEKPHKCTVCGRGFTMASKVTLHMRVHTGERPYVCSECGKGFSRGSELKKHIMNHTGVRPYACQLCAKTYTCLNHLKRHLKTHNEVQNQSV